A section of the Pleuronectes platessa chromosome 7, fPlePla1.1, whole genome shotgun sequence genome encodes:
- the fgd4a gene encoding FYVE, RhoGEF and PH domain-containing protein 4a isoform X1: MLERSVRHGRMDGFSRVAFRRKERSLEGEEPEEEEEEEEEEEEARKGKAACFQSKSADEEACVAVKIEHSRALGSSPAGDRSSAPSVQACLNRASRGTNNKSRGGVNGRAPSGRPRLQSKPEVPPKPLHLQSPVTDLSSPLGRTKKPSLRRGMEEGGGGRGGGGGGGGGGGGGGGKTAVSRERAKEKHSKVSDLISRFEENSSTENKRDSSPHKPVSKSTSCSPAHRPSPKPTESDRNQENRPPAVKDEHKPAANGVVAQMEPEKEKEKEDKKQQENGGVRIETAGLVNGDMGDGGAEQDEEHSAPQTVRTDGETEEEKDSGTATESEHRSEEGSADQKETNEQKLFKIASELLQTEKAYVARLNLLDQEFCTKLMEEANKGTFPVDVVKNIFSNISSIHTFHSQFLLPDLEKRMGEWASKPRIGDILQKLTPFLKMYAEYVKNFDKAMELLKQWTDRSPQFKSIIQEIQTQEACGSLTLQHHMLEPVQRVPRYEMLLKDYLKKLPEDDPDRRDSEKSLEIIATAATHSNSAIRKSDNLKKLLEIYELLGEEEDIVHPSNEFIKEGHILKLAARNTSAMERYLYLFNNMLLYCVPKFSLGGPKYTVRTRIGVDGMQVLETHNEDYPHTFQVSGKERLLELQASSEQDKTAWVKAFRKTIEIFQQKNESFKNALKDVEEVSKKELGKRAPRWIRDNEVTMCMMCKEPFNALTRRRHHCRACGYVVCYKCSDNKVQLEYDGNKTNKVCKDCFSILKGETLAEGKKKGILEIEAAQFSGSSIMCGFLQYCEKNKPWQKVWCVIPEKESLVLYLYGAPQDVKAQCTIPLLGYSVDDSVRPTDTPASFRLSQSKSVHNFSAETEDLKQRWLKVIRVAVTGEVPECPPTNGTSVTEDSSTQEASTDSS, encoded by the exons CTCTCGGCAGTAGTCCGGCGGGCGATCGCAGCAGCGCACCCAGCGTGCAGGCGTGTCTGAATCGGGCCAGCCGTGGGACGAACAACAAGAGCAGGGGGGGAGTCAATGGAAGAGCCCCCAGCGGCAGGCCTCGGCTGCAGTCTAAACCAGAAG TGCCTCCAAAGCCACTGCACCTTCAGAGCCCAGTGACGGACCTCTCATCCCCACTGGGCCGCACCAAGAAACCATCACTTAGACGGGGCATGGAGGAGGgaggcggaggaagaggaggaggaggaggaggaggaggaggaggaggaggaggaggaggaaagacggCAGTGAGCCGGGAGAGGGCCAAAGAGAAACATTCCAAAGTCTCAGACCTGATCAGTCGCTTTGAGGAGAACAG cagcacagagaacaAGAGAGACAGCTCGCCGCACAAACCTGTCAGCAAGTCGACCAGCTGCAGCCCGGCCCACCGGCCCAGCCCGAAGCCGACGGAGAGCGACAGGAACCAGGAGAACCGCCCCCCCGCTGTCAAGGATGAGCACAAGCCGGCGGCCAACGGGGTGGTAGCGCAGATGGAgccggagaaggagaaggagaaggaggataaAAAGCAGCAAGAGAACGGAGGCGTGCGGATAGAGACCGCCGGGCTGGTCAATGGAGATATGGGGGACGGGGGAGCAGAGCAGGACGAGGAGCATTCAGCTCCACAGACGGTGAGGACCGATGGAGAGaccgaggaggagaaggacagtGGGACCGCGACAGAGAGCGAGCACAGGAGTGAAGAGGGGAGCGCAGACCAGAAG GAGACGAATGAACAGAAGCTGTTTAAGATCGCCAGcgagctgctgcagacagagaAGGCCTATGTAGCCCGGCTGAACCTGCTGGACCAG GAGTTCTGCACTAAGCTGATGGAGGAGGCCAACAAGGGAACGTTCCCGGTGGACGTGGTGAAGAACATCTTCTCCAACATCTCCTCCATCCACACCTTCCACAGCCAGTTCCTGCTCCCGGACCTGGAGAAACGCATGGGAGAATG GGCGTCCAAACCTCGCATCGGGGACATCCTGCAGAAACTCACACCCTTCCTCAAGATGTACGCCGAGTACGTGAAGAACTTCGACAAGGCCATGGAGCTGCTGAAGCAATGGACCGACCGGTCTCCTCAGTTCAAGTCCATCATCCAGGAGATACAG ACCCAGGAGGCGTGTGGCAGCCTGACGCTGCAGCATCACATGCTGGAGCCGGTGCAGCGAGTCCCTCGATATGAGATGCTGCTTAAAGACTATCTGAAGAAGCTGCCTGAGGACGACCCTGACCGACGAGACTCAGAGA aaTCGTTAGAGATCATCGCCACAGCAGCGACTCACTCCAACAGCGCCATACGGAAATCT GATAATCTGAAGAAACTGTTGGAGATCTACGAGctgctgggagaggaggaggacatcgTTCACCCGTCCAACGAGTTCATCAAGGAGGGCCACATCCTGAAGCTGGCCGCCAGGAACACGTCGGCCATGGAGAGATACCTCTACCTG TTCAACAACATGCTGCTGTACTGCGTGCCCAAGTTCAGCCTGGGAGGACCCAAGTACACGGTGAGGACGCGAATCGGCGTGGACGGCATGCAGGTCCTGGAGACACACAACGAGGACTACCCTCACACCTTCCAGGTGTCGGGGAAGGAGCGGCTGCTGGAGCTTCAGGCCAG CTCCGAACAAGACAAGACGGCCTGGGTCAAG GCTTTCAGGAAGACCATTGAGATCTTCCAGCAGAAGAACGAGTCCTTCAAGAACGCATTGAAAGACGTGGAGGAAGTGTCG AAAAAGGAGCTGGGGAAGCGCGCCCCTCGATGGATCCGTGACAATGAAGTGACGATGTGCATGATGTGTAAAGAGCCGTTCAACGCTCTGACACGGAGGAGACACCACTGCAGAGCCTGTGGATAT GTTGTTTGCTATAAATGTTCCGACAACAAGGTGCAGCTCGAGTACGACGGCAACAAGACGAACAAAGTCTGCAAGGACTGTTTCTCCATCCTGAAGGGAGAGACGCTGGCTGAGGGGAAGAAGAAGGGAATACTGGAG ATCGAGGCCGCTCAGTTCTCCGGCAGCAGCATCATGTGTGGCTTCCTGCAGTACTGCGAGAAGAACAAGCCCTGGCAGAAGGTCTGGTGCGTGATCCCTGAGAAGGAAAGTCTGGTGCTCTACCTCTACGGAGCTCCACAG GACGTGAAGGCCCAGTGCACGATCCCCCTCCTGGGTTACTCCGTGGACGACAGCGTCCGGCCCACAGACACGCCGGCCAGCTTCCGGCTCTCCCAGTCCAAGTCCGTCCACAACTTCTCGGCCGAAACCGAGGACCTCAAGCAGCGCTGGCTCAAGGTCATCCGGGTGGCGGTGACGGGAGAGGTGCCAGAGTGCCCCCCCACCAACGGCACCAGCGTGACGGAGGACAGCAGCACCCAGGAGGCGTCGACCGACAGCTCATAG